In Scomber japonicus isolate fScoJap1 chromosome 19, fScoJap1.pri, whole genome shotgun sequence, a single genomic region encodes these proteins:
- the LOC128379741 gene encoding nuclear receptor subfamily 5 group A member 2-like has protein sequence MEYRHDVDVEELCPVCGDKVSGYHYGLLTCESCKGFFKRTVQNNKKYICAENQECRIDKTQRKRCPFCRFQKCLHVGMRLEAVRADRMRGGRNKFGPMYKRDRALKQQRKALIQAGGFRMESSPPLVSSAHQRDSTYTAGLHPHPILSTTPLPTAQNDCISYQIPSLFTLLPSNSPGTTQYQYTSSTFSNWTVKSEHSNICTSSPDSDEVYSRPFSPRGPIMPQLVMEFMRCDTDELQLQNKISVRLQQEQSSCEKHKNLNTFSLMCLMADQTLFSIVEWARRSIFFKQLKVTDQMKLLHSCWSELLLLDFISRQVLHYKEDSVLLITGQEVELSTIASHAGPTLASLVQRGQELVERLTILKVGREEFACIKFLLLFNPDVKQLEDHPFIESIQEQAEGALLEYTLCTSSQSLGRFSHLLLFLSELRSLSTLAEDYLYCKHLSCEVPCNNLLIEMLHAKRSWA, from the exons ATGGAGTACAGACATGATGTGGATGTGGAGGAGCTGTGTCCAGTCTGTGGAGATAAAGTCTCTGGATATCACTACGGTCTGCTGACCTGCGAAAGCTGCAAG GGCTTTTTCAAAAGAACGGTTCAAAACAACAAGAAGTATATCTGTGCAGAAAACCAGGAGTGCAGAATTGATAAAACTCAGAGGAAACGGTGTCCCTTCTGCAGGTTCCAAAAGTGTCTTCATGTTGGCATGAGActggaag CTGTCCGTGCAGATCGGATGCGAGGAGGCCGAAACAAGTTTGGTCCCATGTACAAACGTGATCGAGCTCTCAAGCAGCAGAGAAAGGCTTTGATACAAGCCGGCGGATTCAGAATGGAGAGCAGTCCACCTCTGGTCTCCTCAGCCCACCAGAGAGACTCTACCTATACTGCCGGCCTCCACCCTCATCCCATCCTCAGCACCACCCCACTACCCACAGCACAGAATGACTGCATCAGCTACCAAATCCCATCACTGTTTACACTCCTGCCCTCCAACTCACCTGGCACCACCCAGTACCAGTACACCTCCTCCACCTTTTCAAACTGGACCGTCAAGTCAGAGCACAGCAACATCTGTACAAGTTCACCAGACTCAGATGAGGTGTACTCCAGACCTTTTTCTCCACGCGGTCCCATCATGCCTCAGCTGGTGATGGAGTTTATGCGCTGTGATACAGATGAGCTACAGCTGCAGAATAAGATCAGTGTTCGTCTACAGCAGGAGCAGAGCAGTTGTGAGAAACACAAGAACCTCAACACCTTCAGCCTGATGTGCCTCATGGCTGACCAGACACTGTTCTCCATCGTGGAGTGGGCTCGTAGATCCATCTTCTTCAAACAGCTGAAG GTGACCGACCAGATGAAGTTGTTGCACAGCTGCTGGAGTGAACTGCTCCTCCTGGACTTCATCTCTAGACAGGTCCTACACTACAAAGAGGACAGTGTACTCCTGATCACTGGACAGGAA GTGGAGCTGTCAACCATAGCTTCTCATGCCGGTCCCACCTTGGCCAGCTTGGTCCAGAGAGGACAGGAGCTAGTTGAAAGGCTCACCATTCTAAAGGTGGGCCGTGAAGAGTTCGCCTGCATTaaattcctcctcctcttcaatCCAG ATGTGAAACAGCTTGAAGACCATCCATTCATAGAGAGTATCCAAGAGCAGGCTGAAGGAGCTCTGCTGGAGTACACACTGTGCACCTCCTCTCAGAGCCTTGGACGGTTTtctcatctgctgctgtttttgtcGGAATTACGCTCGCTCAGCACCCTCGCTGAAGATTACCTGTACTGCAAACACCTGAGCTGTGAGGTGCCCTGCAATAACCTACTCATTGAGATGCTCCACGCCAAGCGCAGCTGGGCATGA